The following proteins come from a genomic window of Populus nigra chromosome 6, ddPopNigr1.1, whole genome shotgun sequence:
- the LOC133696179 gene encoding uncharacterized protein LOC133696179 isoform X2 has product MADNGHGNSYLSFGSTNRQENIGTMLASLRIEIRPQEQGGREVPFMFRSSRSSTTYGDGDSDQSTPMVIDSESVEEGGERGSNERRIEERDGFSLTRKENEGTVEEAKRREDIVEEYDLDGLNCAICMESWRSEGDHQVSCLPCGHLYGFSCISKWLQRPVPTTKCPQCNAKCKFKDIRKLYTTPVVVIDEGLQKKVESLEDEIGSLKTEKSDLLDIQDNLLEIQDNLLKLLRNLKEKPACTENTSFEQMGTKPHQFFNAKEAQGAQSGFSFGSYSSKKLLHCNFKLQHELAIEGGRLFAMDFSYQNLILTRRIAGMGGMHMLNKINLINPRENEDIQLPPSTKAVKDIQISPCGKLTLLASLGKKLSILSMESNNIVVTYNLRVPAWSCSWDLNSPHYVYAGLQNGMLLVFDMRGTLNPLQSMVGPVPGPIHTMHPLAQNPVLGSTSQKLLTASSLGPCVWNTDAGKRPFLVPGFENQGICTSLAYGPLSDDIVASYHPKSKKSNATVNSRCIDPDSSPFPGSATLCSQLLVKRIADSHYRNLGSTSAYLSNGQMARTAIINMQNCFPLFAYGDEATRGLRLKELPSFNVTQNLKPHHHPILDVKYAHNLDTGILGSVSEDKLQLFSAELLQKR; this is encoded by the exons ATGGCTGACAACGGCCATGGCAACAGTTACTTATCTTTTGGTTCAACAAACAGACAAGAAAACATCGGTACAATGTTAGCGTCTTTACGTATAGAAATTCGACCACAAGAACAAGGTGGAAGAGAAGTTCCATTTATGTTTCGTTCTTCCAGATCATCAACCACTTATGGTGATGGTGATAGTGATCAGAGTACTCCGATGGTGATTGACAGTGAATCTgtagaagaaggaggagaaagaGGAAGCAATGAAAGAAGAATAGAAGAGAGAGATGGGTTTTCTTTAACAAGGAAAGAGAATGAGGGTACTGTTGAAGAagcaaagagaagagaagatatAGTGGAGGAATATGATTTGGATGGATTGAATTGTGCTATTTGTATGGAGTCTTGGAGGTCTGAAGGTGATCATCAAGTCAG CTGCCTTCCTTGTGGACATTTGTACGGTTTTTCTTGCATTAGTAAGTGGCTTCAACGACCGGTGCCTACTACGAAG TGTCCTCAATGCAATGCAAAGTGCAAATTCAAGGATATTAGAAAGCTATATACAACACCAGTGGTAGTTATTGATGAAGGGCTACAAAAG AAAGTTGAATCTCTTGAGGATGAAATTGGCTCCCTTAAGACAGAG AAATCTGATTTGCTTGATATACAAGATAACTTGCTCGAAATACAAGATAATTTGCTCAAGTTATTACGCAACCTCAAGGAA AAACCAGCTTGTACGGAGAACACATCATTTGAGCAGATGGGAACTAAACCTCATCAATTCTTTAATGCAAAAGAAGCTCAGGGTGCACAATCTG GATTTTCCTTCGGCTCATATTCTTCGAAAAAACTCCTCCATTGCAACTTTAAATTACAG CATGAGTTGGCCATAGAAGGTGGAAGGCTGTTTGCCATGGACTTCTCTTATCAAAATCTGATTCTCACTCGAAGAATTGCTGGGATGGGTGGGATGCATATGCTCAACAAG aTTAACTTGATTAATCCTCGTGAAAATGAAGATATACAGCTTCCTCCTAGCACCAAAGCTGTCAAGGATATACAAATTTCTCCTTGTGGTAAACTCACCCTTTTGGCTTCACTTGGGAAGAAATTATCAATACTTAG caTGGAAAGCAACAATATTGTCGTGACCTATAATCTAAGG GTCCCAGCTTGGTCATGTTCATGGGATCTAAACAGCCCTCATTATGTGTATGCTGGCTTACAG aaTGGCATGCTTTTAGTATTTGACATGCGCGGGACCCTGAATCCTCTGCAGTCCATGGTTGGACCAGTGCCCGGGCCAATTCACACTATGCACCCCCTTGCACAAAACCCTGTTCTTGGTTCCACTTCTCAGAAACTGCTTACAGCTTCCTCTTTGGGACCATGCGTCTGGAACACTGATGCTGGAAAGAG GCCATTTCTTGTTCCTGGATTTGAAAATCAAGGGATTTGCACTTCACTTGCTTATGGTCCATTAAGCGATGACATTGTTGCTTCATATCATCCCAAATCCAAGAAATCAAATGCTACGGTTAATTCCCGATGTATAGATCCAGATTCATCCCCTTTTCCAGGATCAGCCACACTGTGTTCTCAACTTCTTGTCAAGAGAATAGCTGATAGCCATTATCGTAACTTGGGATCTACATCTGCCTATTTAAGCAATGGTCAAATGGCAAGGACTGCGATTATAAACATGCAGAATTGCTTCCCCTTGTTTGCCTATGGAGATGAAGCAACCCGAGGATTGAGGTTGAAAGAATTACCAAGTTTCAATGTGACCCAGAATCTTAAACCACATCATCACCCCATCCTTGATGTGAAGTATGCACATAACCTGGACACAGGTATACTTGGCTCTGTGAGCGAAGACAAACTGCAACTTTTTTCCGCGGAACTGTTACAAAAGAG GTAG
- the LOC133696179 gene encoding uncharacterized protein LOC133696179 isoform X1, with amino-acid sequence MADNGHGNSYLSFGSTNRQENIGTMLASLRIEIRPQEQGGREVPFMFRSSRSSTTYGDGDSDQSTPMVIDSESVEEGGERGSNERRIEERDGFSLTRKENEGTVEEAKRREDIVEEYDLDGLNCAICMESWRSEGDHQVSCLPCGHLYGFSCISKWLQRPVPTTKCPQCNAKCKFKDIRKLYTTPVVVIDEGLQKKVESLEDEIGSLKTEKSDLLDIQDNLLEIQDNLLKLLRNLKEKPACTENTSFEQMGTKPHQFFNAKEAQGAQSGFSFGSYSSKKLLHCNFKLQHELAIEGGRLFAMDFSYQNLILTRRIAGMGGMHMLNKINLINPRENEDIQLPPSTKAVKDIQISPCGKLTLLASLGKKLSILSMESNNIVVTYNLRVPAWSCSWDLNSPHYVYAGLQNGMLLVFDMRGTLNPLQSMVGPVPGPIHTMHPLAQNPVLGSTSQKLLTASSLGPCVWNTDAGKRPFLVPGFENQGICTSLAYGPLSDDIVASYHPKSKKSNATVNSRCIDPDSSPFPGSATLCSQLLVKRIADSHYRNLGSTSAYLSNGQMARTAIINMQNCFPLFAYGDEATRGLRLKELPSFNVTQNLKPHHHPILDVKYAHNLDTGILGSVSEDKLQLFSAELLQKSQLKGGVHQSSVYNHCWRHSFLVHQLKAFRCYC; translated from the exons ATGGCTGACAACGGCCATGGCAACAGTTACTTATCTTTTGGTTCAACAAACAGACAAGAAAACATCGGTACAATGTTAGCGTCTTTACGTATAGAAATTCGACCACAAGAACAAGGTGGAAGAGAAGTTCCATTTATGTTTCGTTCTTCCAGATCATCAACCACTTATGGTGATGGTGATAGTGATCAGAGTACTCCGATGGTGATTGACAGTGAATCTgtagaagaaggaggagaaagaGGAAGCAATGAAAGAAGAATAGAAGAGAGAGATGGGTTTTCTTTAACAAGGAAAGAGAATGAGGGTACTGTTGAAGAagcaaagagaagagaagatatAGTGGAGGAATATGATTTGGATGGATTGAATTGTGCTATTTGTATGGAGTCTTGGAGGTCTGAAGGTGATCATCAAGTCAG CTGCCTTCCTTGTGGACATTTGTACGGTTTTTCTTGCATTAGTAAGTGGCTTCAACGACCGGTGCCTACTACGAAG TGTCCTCAATGCAATGCAAAGTGCAAATTCAAGGATATTAGAAAGCTATATACAACACCAGTGGTAGTTATTGATGAAGGGCTACAAAAG AAAGTTGAATCTCTTGAGGATGAAATTGGCTCCCTTAAGACAGAG AAATCTGATTTGCTTGATATACAAGATAACTTGCTCGAAATACAAGATAATTTGCTCAAGTTATTACGCAACCTCAAGGAA AAACCAGCTTGTACGGAGAACACATCATTTGAGCAGATGGGAACTAAACCTCATCAATTCTTTAATGCAAAAGAAGCTCAGGGTGCACAATCTG GATTTTCCTTCGGCTCATATTCTTCGAAAAAACTCCTCCATTGCAACTTTAAATTACAG CATGAGTTGGCCATAGAAGGTGGAAGGCTGTTTGCCATGGACTTCTCTTATCAAAATCTGATTCTCACTCGAAGAATTGCTGGGATGGGTGGGATGCATATGCTCAACAAG aTTAACTTGATTAATCCTCGTGAAAATGAAGATATACAGCTTCCTCCTAGCACCAAAGCTGTCAAGGATATACAAATTTCTCCTTGTGGTAAACTCACCCTTTTGGCTTCACTTGGGAAGAAATTATCAATACTTAG caTGGAAAGCAACAATATTGTCGTGACCTATAATCTAAGG GTCCCAGCTTGGTCATGTTCATGGGATCTAAACAGCCCTCATTATGTGTATGCTGGCTTACAG aaTGGCATGCTTTTAGTATTTGACATGCGCGGGACCCTGAATCCTCTGCAGTCCATGGTTGGACCAGTGCCCGGGCCAATTCACACTATGCACCCCCTTGCACAAAACCCTGTTCTTGGTTCCACTTCTCAGAAACTGCTTACAGCTTCCTCTTTGGGACCATGCGTCTGGAACACTGATGCTGGAAAGAG GCCATTTCTTGTTCCTGGATTTGAAAATCAAGGGATTTGCACTTCACTTGCTTATGGTCCATTAAGCGATGACATTGTTGCTTCATATCATCCCAAATCCAAGAAATCAAATGCTACGGTTAATTCCCGATGTATAGATCCAGATTCATCCCCTTTTCCAGGATCAGCCACACTGTGTTCTCAACTTCTTGTCAAGAGAATAGCTGATAGCCATTATCGTAACTTGGGATCTACATCTGCCTATTTAAGCAATGGTCAAATGGCAAGGACTGCGATTATAAACATGCAGAATTGCTTCCCCTTGTTTGCCTATGGAGATGAAGCAACCCGAGGATTGAGGTTGAAAGAATTACCAAGTTTCAATGTGACCCAGAATCTTAAACCACATCATCACCCCATCCTTGATGTGAAGTATGCACATAACCTGGACACAGGTATACTTGGCTCTGTGAGCGAAGACAAACTGCAACTTTTTTCCGCGGAACTGTTACAAAAGAG